One genomic window of Leptospirales bacterium includes the following:
- a CDS encoding SpoIIE family protein phosphatase, with the protein MSALPPRWTRAIALLAAIAVTPLSAAPIELSDDFEMLDLATAADYAITNAGESRPEQALHMPEGAAPPSHFWFGLDRKEVWLRVRLFYNGAGELPLSLVQPTARIDHVDFYVFDEEGRLRAQSRGGDSASEDSEELRPLLEFEAPARQQLAIVIRLQNAVDLAAASVLYRRDRFEQFAARQMLLQSALFGPGLLLAFLFAAAAFHFPSARIAHYVFFLLIVNIYFFFGNGFPELIVGRLPPFLANQGYYCLAALVFCSGLRFARSVMDLAKEWPAADRYLTWVQYGTLIPIALAPVSRELCRLASDSTAIIAGPAALVVALPLARRSIHARYFAIGWALPILGGVLDNWFGGSFDPGDRELRLEIAVFLGFCVLALQVGRELRLLARDQAATNARASSLEQDLWQACEIHQGLLPQSSQLPKIPRLGVHYQPQSQLGGDFYDVATLDDGRVGILLADVTGHGLAAALDASSVRLAFRTSYRDCASPGELLSRMNRILTPHIEYRFISAVYILFDPKTGIVSLSCAGHPAPLLLRPNGRITFHGMDALVLGLSADTHYGDLRLQLQSGDILFLYTDGLYEDAESVQDEPQTELARVAAALDAEDRKDVSQAIARRCLQQRGGRQSDDITVLSVQWDGASPTANESQAGSAAYPARPQ; encoded by the coding sequence ATGAGCGCCTTGCCGCCGCGCTGGACGCGCGCTATCGCACTGCTGGCGGCAATCGCTGTTACGCCGCTTTCCGCTGCACCCATCGAGCTGTCCGATGACTTTGAAATGCTGGATCTGGCGACTGCCGCCGATTACGCAATAACCAACGCGGGCGAAAGCCGGCCCGAGCAGGCTCTGCACATGCCGGAGGGGGCGGCGCCGCCATCGCACTTCTGGTTCGGCCTGGACCGAAAAGAAGTCTGGCTGCGCGTCCGTTTGTTCTACAACGGCGCCGGCGAGCTTCCGCTGTCCCTGGTGCAGCCCACTGCGCGCATCGATCATGTCGATTTCTATGTTTTCGACGAGGAAGGCCGCCTGCGGGCGCAGTCCAGAGGCGGCGATAGCGCATCCGAAGATAGCGAAGAGTTGCGGCCGTTGCTTGAATTTGAGGCCCCGGCCCGGCAGCAGCTGGCCATCGTCATTCGCTTACAGAATGCCGTCGACCTGGCCGCCGCCAGCGTCCTATACCGCCGCGACAGATTCGAACAATTTGCCGCCCGCCAGATGTTGCTACAATCGGCGCTCTTTGGACCCGGACTGCTGCTGGCCTTCCTATTTGCGGCGGCCGCCTTTCATTTTCCCTCAGCGCGGATCGCACACTACGTCTTTTTCTTGTTGATTGTAAATATTTACTTTTTCTTTGGCAATGGCTTTCCCGAACTGATTGTCGGCCGTCTGCCTCCGTTTCTTGCCAACCAGGGCTACTATTGCCTCGCTGCCCTGGTATTCTGCAGCGGTCTTCGATTCGCCCGCAGCGTGATGGACCTGGCGAAGGAGTGGCCAGCAGCTGACCGCTACCTTACCTGGGTTCAATATGGGACGCTGATTCCCATCGCGCTGGCGCCTGTTTCGCGCGAACTCTGCAGGCTAGCATCCGATAGCACTGCGATCATCGCTGGACCGGCGGCGCTGGTTGTGGCTTTACCGCTGGCGCGGCGTTCCATCCATGCGCGCTATTTTGCTATTGGCTGGGCGCTACCCATTCTGGGAGGCGTCCTCGACAACTGGTTTGGCGGCAGCTTTGACCCCGGCGATCGCGAGCTGCGGTTGGAAATCGCCGTATTCCTGGGATTCTGTGTGCTGGCGCTGCAGGTTGGACGCGAACTGCGATTGCTTGCTCGCGATCAGGCGGCAACGAATGCGCGCGCCTCCAGCCTCGAACAGGACCTGTGGCAGGCCTGCGAAATTCACCAGGGCCTGCTGCCGCAGAGCAGTCAGCTGCCGAAAATCCCGCGGCTCGGCGTACATTATCAGCCCCAGAGCCAGCTTGGCGGCGACTTCTATGACGTGGCGACGCTCGACGATGGCCGCGTCGGCATACTGCTGGCCGATGTGACCGGCCACGGACTGGCGGCGGCGCTGGACGCTTCCAGCGTTCGATTGGCATTTCGCACCAGCTATCGAGACTGTGCCTCGCCCGGCGAGCTGCTGTCGCGGATGAATCGAATCCTCACTCCACACATTGAGTATCGCTTCATTAGCGCCGTCTATATACTGTTCGATCCGAAAACCGGCATCGTCTCGCTGAGCTGCGCCGGACATCCGGCGCCGCTTTTGTTGCGACCAAACGGTCGGATTACCTTTCACGGAATGGACGCGCTTGTGCTGGGGCTTAGCGCCGATACGCACTACGGAGATCTGCGTCTGCAATTGCAGTCCGGAGATATTCTGTTTCTCTATACAGACGGCCTCTATGAGGACGCAGAGTCAGTGCAGGACGAGCCGCAAACTGAACTGGCCCGCGTTGCGGCCGCCCTCGACGCAGAGGATCGAAAGGATGTCAGTCAGGCAATTGCGCGACGCTGCTTACAGCAACGCGGCGGTCGTCAAAGCGACGATATTACAGTGCTCAGCGTGCAATGGGATGGCGCGTCACCCACGGCCAACGAGTCGCAGGCCGGAAGCGCCGCCTACCCCGCCAGGCCTCAATAG
- the asnS gene encoding asparagine--tRNA ligase yields the protein MQRTRIRILLGESPQGQKVRLAGWLRTRRDARDFSFLEINDGSTIKNIQVIASAELSNYESTLRHLGVGASLAVEGELAASAGKGQSSEVRASRVEVLGGADSEFPIQKKRHSFEFLREIAHLRPRTNTLSAVLRLRSRLSFAIHDFFQQRDFHYIHTPIITGNDCEGAGQMFRVTAFDPDQAPRRDGKIDYAQDFFGLPVHLTVSGQLAGEACALALGDIYTFGPTFRAENSNTSRHLAEFWMVEPEMAFATLEDDAALAEDFLRHLFRFALEQCRDDMEFFNKWIDPGAIQRLESLAASSFARLTYTEAIAALKKSGRSFEFPVEWGRDLQSEHERYLTEEYARQPLIVVDYPREIKAFYMKLNDDGKTVRAMDVLAPGIGEIIGGSEREDRVDVLTDRMHEFQLNTAEYRWYLELRRWGSTPHAGFGLGLERLVQFISGMENIRDVIPFPRTPGHARY from the coding sequence ATGCAGCGTACCAGGATTCGAATTCTATTGGGCGAGTCGCCGCAGGGGCAAAAGGTGCGTCTGGCCGGCTGGCTGCGCACGCGCCGCGATGCCAGAGACTTTTCGTTTCTGGAAATCAACGACGGCTCTACAATCAAGAACATCCAGGTAATTGCCAGCGCCGAGTTGTCCAACTACGAATCGACGCTGCGCCATCTGGGCGTCGGGGCCAGTCTGGCTGTGGAAGGAGAGCTGGCCGCAAGCGCCGGCAAAGGCCAGAGCAGCGAGGTGCGCGCTTCCAGAGTCGAAGTGCTGGGCGGCGCCGACAGCGAGTTCCCGATCCAGAAGAAGCGTCACAGCTTTGAGTTTTTGCGCGAGATCGCGCACCTGCGTCCGCGCACCAACACGCTCTCGGCGGTGCTGCGGCTGCGCTCGCGCCTCAGCTTTGCCATCCACGATTTTTTTCAGCAGCGCGATTTCCACTACATCCATACGCCAATCATCACCGGCAATGACTGCGAGGGCGCAGGCCAGATGTTTCGCGTGACGGCCTTCGACCCGGATCAGGCGCCGCGCCGTGACGGAAAGATCGACTACGCCCAGGATTTCTTTGGCCTGCCAGTGCATCTCACAGTCTCCGGGCAGCTGGCAGGCGAGGCCTGCGCTCTGGCTCTGGGCGATATCTACACCTTTGGGCCCACCTTTCGCGCCGAGAATTCTAACACCTCGCGGCACCTCGCAGAATTCTGGATGGTAGAACCAGAGATGGCATTTGCCACGCTGGAGGACGATGCGGCTCTCGCCGAGGATTTCTTGCGTCACCTGTTCCGCTTTGCTCTGGAGCAATGCCGCGATGATATGGAGTTCTTCAATAAGTGGATCGATCCCGGCGCCATCCAACGCCTGGAAAGCCTGGCCGCAAGTTCCTTTGCTCGTTTGACTTATACGGAAGCAATTGCGGCGCTGAAGAAGTCAGGTCGCAGCTTCGAATTCCCCGTAGAGTGGGGTCGCGATTTGCAAAGCGAGCATGAGCGCTATCTCACCGAAGAGTATGCCAGACAACCGCTAATCGTCGTCGACTATCCGCGAGAAATCAAGGCTTTCTATATGAAGTTGAATGACGATGGCAAGACCGTTCGCGCCATGGATGTCCTGGCCCCCGGCATTGGCGAGATCATCGGCGGCAGCGAGCGCGAGGATCGAGTCGATGTTTTGACCGATCGAATGCACGAGTTTCAACTCAACACGGCGGAGTACCGCTGGTATCTGGAGCTGCGTCGCTGGGGCTCCACGCCGCACGCTGGATTTGGACTGGGCCTTGAACGTCTGGTTCAATTCATCAGCGGCATGGAAAATATCCGCGATGTAATCCCCTTTCCAAGAACGCCCGGGCACGCTCGCTATTGA
- the mnmH gene encoding tRNA 2-selenouridine(34) synthase MnmH: protein MSAEAGVTNLSIEQFLEQADRIPLLDVRTPAEYQQGHIPGAHNLPLFSNAERAEIGTLYKQAGRLPAIDRGLQLVGPRMGEIVAAARALCPDHRALLHCWRGGMRSAAVAWLLRFSEMEVQTLEGGYKSFRRYVLEELLPRPRPYLAIGGATGVGKTEMLGLLAARGRPSLDLEALANHRGSAFGALGQPAQPSQESFENLLAMRLRALDRQRGAGAIFVEDEGRTIGRVALPASLQQAISAAPMLLLECNPERRVERLLAEYGAFDRSQLSEAMQRIGKRLGGLALKQALQSLEAGDLTGACRVALQYYDRSYDYSLQQRARQYWTTLRLSSNLAEMLPQVESWAGAAVSEAAGKEQEP from the coding sequence ATGAGCGCCGAGGCCGGTGTGACGAACCTGTCCATTGAGCAATTCCTGGAGCAAGCCGATCGGATTCCGCTGCTGGATGTGCGCACTCCGGCGGAATACCAGCAAGGACACATCCCCGGCGCACACAACCTGCCCTTATTCAGCAATGCCGAACGCGCCGAAATAGGAACGCTTTACAAGCAGGCCGGTCGACTGCCGGCCATCGACCGCGGCCTGCAGCTGGTCGGCCCGCGCATGGGCGAAATCGTCGCCGCCGCGCGCGCGCTCTGTCCGGATCATCGCGCACTGCTGCACTGCTGGCGCGGCGGAATGCGCAGTGCGGCGGTCGCATGGCTGTTGCGTTTCAGCGAGATGGAGGTGCAGACGCTGGAGGGCGGCTACAAGAGCTTTCGTCGCTATGTGCTGGAGGAACTGCTGCCGCGCCCGCGCCCCTACCTGGCGATTGGCGGCGCAACTGGCGTCGGAAAGACCGAGATGCTTGGCTTGCTTGCCGCTCGCGGTCGCCCCAGTCTCGATCTCGAGGCGCTGGCCAATCATCGCGGCTCGGCCTTTGGCGCACTGGGCCAGCCGGCGCAGCCGTCACAGGAGTCCTTTGAGAATTTGCTGGCCATGCGCTTGCGCGCGCTGGATCGCCAGCGCGGCGCTGGCGCCATATTCGTGGAGGACGAGGGGCGCACCATTGGACGCGTGGCGCTGCCTGCCTCGCTACAGCAGGCGATCAGTGCGGCGCCAATGCTGCTTCTGGAATGCAATCCGGAACGACGCGTAGAGCGATTGCTTGCCGAGTACGGCGCTTTTGATCGATCGCAGCTGTCCGAGGCCATGCAGCGCATCGGCAAGCGCCTGGGGGGCCTCGCCCTGAAACAAGCGCTGCAAAGCCTGGAAGCAGGCGATCTGACGGGCGCCTGTCGCGTGGCGCTGCAGTACTACGATCGAAGCTACGACTACTCGCTGCAGCAGCGCGCCAGGCAATACTGGACGACTCTGCGTCTGTCCTCGAATTTGGCAGAGATGCTGCCGCAGGTTGAATCCTGGGCGGGAGCGGCGGTAAGCGAAGCTGCCGGCAAGGAGCAGGAACCATGA
- the selD gene encoding selenide, water dikinase SelD gives MSASTSPAIRLTAYSHGAGCGCKIAPAVLDSILAGQRAGSENARLLVGNSGRDDAAVYDLGHGQALISTTDFFMPIVDDPFDFGRIAAANAISDVYAMGGRPTLALAILGWPIDKLPPQIAGEVLRGARAVCDSAGAVLAGGHSIDSPEPIFGLAVNGLAPLSHIKGNDGAKAGDLLFLTKPLGIGILTTAEKKGLLRPEHQHTARDVMLQLNSFGERLGALPWVHAMTDVTGFGLFGHLCQLCEASGVSAAIFSGLPRTLPGALEYLAAGAIPGGCKRNQQSFAERVAPLESPNLELYFDPQTSGGLLIAIEPSASESMQALLREQGLDAHCEPVGRIEAYQNGQPRVQMDPP, from the coding sequence ATGAGCGCCTCAACGTCGCCGGCCATTCGACTCACCGCCTACAGCCACGGCGCCGGCTGCGGCTGTAAAATCGCTCCGGCCGTGCTCGATTCGATCCTGGCCGGGCAACGCGCCGGATCAGAGAACGCACGTCTGCTGGTGGGCAACAGCGGCCGCGACGACGCTGCAGTTTACGATCTGGGTCACGGACAGGCATTGATCAGTACTACTGACTTTTTCATGCCCATCGTTGACGATCCCTTTGATTTTGGCCGCATTGCCGCGGCCAATGCCATCAGCGATGTCTACGCCATGGGCGGTCGGCCAACGCTGGCGCTGGCCATACTGGGATGGCCCATCGACAAACTGCCGCCACAGATTGCCGGCGAGGTACTGCGCGGCGCCCGCGCCGTTTGCGATAGCGCTGGCGCCGTTCTGGCCGGCGGCCACAGCATCGACAGTCCGGAACCGATTTTTGGTTTGGCCGTCAATGGACTGGCGCCGCTGAGCCATATCAAGGGAAACGACGGCGCCAAAGCAGGCGACCTGCTTTTTCTCACCAAGCCGCTGGGCATCGGCATTTTGACCACTGCCGAAAAAAAGGGGCTGCTGCGTCCCGAGCATCAGCATACGGCGCGCGATGTGATGCTGCAACTGAACAGTTTCGGCGAGCGACTGGGCGCACTGCCCTGGGTACATGCGATGACCGACGTCACCGGCTTTGGATTGTTTGGACACCTCTGCCAACTCTGCGAGGCCAGCGGGGTTTCCGCGGCCATCTTCAGCGGGCTGCCGCGCACGCTGCCTGGCGCCCTTGAGTATCTTGCCGCCGGCGCCATTCCTGGCGGTTGCAAACGAAATCAGCAAAGCTTTGCCGAGCGCGTGGCGCCGCTGGAAAGCCCGAACCTGGAACTCTACTTTGACCCGCAAACTTCTGGCGGCCTGCTGATTGCCATCGAGCCCTCTGCGTCGGAGTCGATGCAGGCGCTGCTTCGCGAGCAAGGACTGGATGCTCACTGCGAACCCGTCGGCAGAATAGAAGCGTATCAAAACGGGCAGCCGCGCGTCCAAATGGATCCGCCCTGA
- a CDS encoding adenylate/guanylate cyclase domain-containing protein gives MDNGALLRLLNALDSYPVQVSSDLRLRMIPAKLLRRLGLAPEQVRNQSPARVFSIEAFQDLFVRRALWRRPFKNYRAFLRGAGGERVLCQVSGLSAREEPRFRMLIQEIPLPSGLKVDVGEYEASVRANRILQPYISRHLRTRATSAARAGLDAIPDEQRDFTFLFADLVSYTSIAERSSPAEVVDLLNLSIGATTATIVHSGGFVDKIMGDSIFAVFSNSQDALVAAIEIQKQFNILNLFRVQQGQHEINLRIGVHSGACLLATLGSDQFRELTFIGDAVNVAARLEHAALPGTVLASRSTIEPIQDRVEVSREEELNIRGKTLPLRACYINRLTFDGPRGRITIGFDDDPF, from the coding sequence ATGGATAACGGCGCGCTGCTGCGCTTGCTCAACGCTCTGGACAGCTACCCGGTGCAGGTCAGCTCCGATCTGCGCCTGCGCATGATCCCGGCCAAACTATTACGTCGCCTGGGCCTCGCGCCGGAGCAGGTGCGCAACCAGAGCCCGGCGCGCGTTTTTTCGATCGAGGCTTTCCAGGACCTCTTTGTTCGACGCGCACTGTGGCGACGTCCGTTCAAGAACTATCGCGCCTTTTTGCGCGGCGCCGGCGGCGAACGCGTTCTCTGTCAGGTCAGCGGACTATCAGCGCGCGAAGAGCCGCGCTTTCGTATGCTGATCCAGGAAATTCCGCTGCCTTCCGGTTTGAAGGTAGACGTGGGCGAGTACGAAGCAAGCGTTCGCGCCAATCGAATCTTGCAGCCCTATATTTCACGTCATCTGCGCACCCGGGCGACGAGCGCGGCGCGCGCTGGACTCGACGCCATACCGGATGAACAGCGCGATTTCACCTTCCTGTTTGCCGACCTGGTATCCTACACCTCGATTGCCGAGCGCAGCAGTCCAGCGGAAGTAGTCGATCTGCTCAATCTGAGCATCGGCGCTACCACTGCAACCATCGTCCACAGCGGCGGTTTTGTCGATAAGATCATGGGCGATTCGATCTTCGCCGTCTTTTCCAACAGCCAGGACGCCCTGGTGGCGGCCATCGAAATCCAAAAACAGTTTAATATCCTTAACTTATTCCGCGTGCAGCAGGGCCAGCATGAGATCAATCTGCGCATCGGCGTGCACAGCGGCGCCTGCCTTCTGGCCACTCTGGGCAGCGATCAGTTTCGCGAACTCACTTTCATTGGCGATGCGGTCAATGTGGCGGCGCGCCTCGAGCATGCGGCCTTGCCAGGAACTGTGCTGGCCTCGCGCAGTACCATCGAACCGATTCAGGATCGCGTTGAAGTCAGCCGTGAAGAGGAGTTGAATATTCGCGGCAAGACTCTGCCGCTGCGCGCCTGTTACATCAATCGCCTGACTTTTGACGGCCCCCGCGGACGGATTACAATCGGGTTTGACGACGACCCATTTTAG
- a CDS encoding crotonase/enoyl-CoA hydratase family protein, whose translation MYSTLLYDVQERIASIRLNRPDRLNAINDEMPGEIAAAVAAANADDRVHVIVLSGEGRSFCSGYDLQLYAETPRPTTGSQSMPWDPMIDFQMMYRNTNHFMSLWRSAKPTVCKVHGFAVAGGSDIALCCDFVIMGRHARIGYPPARVWGVPTTAMWVYRLGPELAKRMLLTGDVIGGEQAARIGLVSEAVSERDLDAHVQAFAEKVARIPSNQLMMNKLLVNQAYANMGQEGTQILATLFDGIARHSPEGVRFKDIAEKSGFKAAVQHRDEL comes from the coding sequence ATGTACTCCACGCTACTCTACGATGTGCAGGAGCGCATCGCCAGCATTCGTCTGAACCGTCCCGATCGTCTGAATGCCATCAATGACGAGATGCCGGGCGAGATCGCCGCGGCTGTAGCCGCGGCCAATGCCGATGACCGCGTACACGTCATCGTACTCTCCGGCGAGGGCCGTTCCTTTTGCAGCGGCTATGATCTGCAGCTATACGCTGAGACGCCGAGACCGACTACCGGCAGTCAATCGATGCCCTGGGATCCGATGATCGACTTCCAGATGATGTATCGCAACACCAATCATTTCATGAGCCTCTGGCGCAGCGCCAAACCAACGGTCTGCAAGGTGCACGGCTTTGCCGTGGCTGGCGGCAGCGACATTGCCCTGTGCTGTGATTTCGTGATCATGGGCCGCCACGCGCGAATTGGCTATCCGCCGGCGCGGGTCTGGGGCGTGCCCACCACAGCGATGTGGGTCTATCGCCTGGGGCCGGAACTGGCCAAGCGCATGTTGCTGACTGGCGACGTGATTGGCGGCGAGCAGGCGGCGCGCATCGGGCTGGTCAGCGAGGCGGTCAGCGAGCGCGATCTGGACGCGCATGTGCAAGCTTTTGCCGAGAAGGTGGCGCGCATTCCCAGCAATCAACTGATGATGAACAAATTGTTGGTCAATCAGGCCTACGCCAACATGGGCCAGGAGGGCACGCAGATTCTGGCGACGCTCTTTGACGGCATCGCTCGCCACAGTCCGGAGGGCGTGCGCTTTAAGGACATTGCCGAAAAAAGCGGATTCAAAGCGGCAGTGCAGCACCGCGACGAACTTTAG
- a CDS encoding NADP-dependent oxidoreductase, producing MKAAVLARYGDQHLQLRDDFPEPVPGPGDLLVRMRAASLNPIDWKLMSGRAKALLPYKTPFVLGNDGSGVVEAVGPGVNGFGVGDEIFFRPGKSRIGTLAELALIREVDAARKPKNLSFNESASLPLTALTAWQAFFDMAQLQAGQDVLIHAGSGGVGVAAIQIAKHFGARVTTTCGPTGVELVCSLGADQVVNYREQDFSKLNQRFDIVFDTIGGETLKQCFQVLKPGGTVVSISAAMPTPDIARRYGKGWPLQFILHLANGSLRSLAKRAGGSYRYLLMEGNGEQLARIASLVEQGKLRPVIDSTFPLTQVNEALDLQRAGRAKGKIVVEISR from the coding sequence ATGAAAGCAGCGGTCCTGGCCCGCTATGGCGATCAACACCTGCAATTGCGCGACGATTTTCCTGAACCGGTCCCGGGTCCCGGCGATCTGTTGGTGCGCATGCGCGCCGCCAGCCTGAACCCAATCGACTGGAAGCTGATGAGCGGACGGGCCAAGGCTCTTTTGCCCTACAAAACGCCTTTTGTGCTGGGCAATGATGGCAGCGGCGTGGTCGAGGCCGTCGGTCCTGGCGTGAACGGCTTTGGCGTCGGCGACGAAATCTTTTTCCGACCAGGAAAATCGCGTATCGGAACTCTGGCCGAGCTGGCGCTGATCCGGGAAGTCGACGCGGCGCGCAAACCAAAGAATTTAAGTTTCAACGAATCGGCCAGTTTACCGCTGACAGCGCTAACCGCCTGGCAGGCCTTCTTCGACATGGCGCAGCTGCAGGCCGGTCAGGATGTATTGATCCATGCTGGCTCTGGCGGCGTTGGCGTCGCCGCCATTCAGATCGCAAAGCATTTTGGCGCTCGCGTGACGACCACCTGCGGTCCGACTGGCGTGGAACTGGTGTGCAGCCTGGGCGCCGATCAAGTTGTCAACTATCGCGAACAGGACTTCTCTAAACTCAATCAGCGATTCGACATCGTGTTTGATACGATTGGCGGCGAAACGCTCAAGCAGTGTTTTCAGGTCTTGAAGCCAGGCGGCACAGTTGTGTCCATCAGCGCGGCAATGCCCACGCCCGACATTGCCAGACGCTATGGGAAGGGATGGCCGCTGCAATTCATCTTGCATCTGGCCAATGGCTCGTTGCGCTCCCTGGCAAAACGCGCCGGCGGCAGCTATCGCTATCTACTGATGGAGGGCAACGGCGAACAGCTGGCCAGGATAGCCAGCCTGGTTGAGCAGGGCAAGTTGCGGCCGGTAATCGACTCGACCTTCCCGCTGACGCAGGTCAACGAGGCCCTGGACCTGCAGCGAGCCGGCCGCGCCAAGGGCAAGATCGTTGTCGAAATCAGCCGCTGA
- a CDS encoding Rrf2 family transcriptional regulator, with the protein MSGNSRLSIAVHALLLMEGCAARGKTHATSEEIAASVNTNPVVVRRLMPSLVAAGILAADRGPHGGYRLLKSAAQISVAEVYRAVAEGPLFGRHPTPNPNCPVGRGVDEALSSLYEQAETRVLEAFGKRSIRSLARDFVQV; encoded by the coding sequence ATGAGCGGCAACAGTCGACTTTCCATCGCCGTCCACGCCCTGCTTTTGATGGAAGGCTGCGCCGCCCGCGGAAAGACGCACGCTACCTCGGAAGAGATTGCCGCCAGTGTGAATACCAATCCGGTCGTGGTCCGCCGTCTGATGCCTTCGCTGGTAGCGGCGGGCATTCTGGCCGCCGACCGCGGCCCCCATGGCGGCTACCGCTTGCTGAAGAGCGCAGCACAGATCAGCGTCGCTGAGGTCTATCGCGCTGTCGCCGAAGGGCCGCTTTTCGGCCGGCATCCAACGCCCAATCCAAACTGTCCGGTGGGCCGTGGCGTGGACGAGGCCCTCTCTTCGCTTTACGAACAGGCCGAGACCAGGGTGCTCGAGGCCTTTGGCAAGCGGAGCATTCGCTCGCTGGCGCGCGACTTTGTGCAGGTCTGA
- a CDS encoding MBL fold metallo-hydrolase, translating into MKLKLFGPLLAAASLLGALQCSSVSPLERSTPPAVVRINTGVANVYLVRGERPILIDTSVPDKLEVVLDGLRQSGVEPASLALVIVTHGHGDHAGSGRYFHDLGVPVAGGVGDLDKFTSGHTDLGKAVSIGLMARILRPMSDGDYPGFQPDVVIKDVVDLHPYGLEGNIIPLPGHTPGSVVVRTGDALFAGDLIRGGIFANETPTEHFYHENRQQAREQLGKIMNDQINMIYPGHFGPLQAQAIREYLAEQ; encoded by the coding sequence ATGAAATTGAAGTTATTTGGACCGCTGCTTGCCGCAGCAAGCTTGCTGGGAGCGCTGCAGTGCAGCAGCGTATCGCCGCTGGAACGCAGTACGCCGCCAGCCGTAGTACGCATCAACACCGGCGTCGCCAATGTTTATCTGGTGCGCGGGGAGCGCCCGATTCTGATAGATACCAGCGTGCCCGACAAACTGGAAGTCGTACTCGATGGACTGCGCCAATCCGGCGTGGAACCTGCATCTCTGGCCCTGGTCATTGTGACTCACGGCCACGGCGACCATGCCGGCAGCGGCCGCTACTTTCATGATCTGGGCGTCCCTGTGGCTGGCGGAGTTGGCGACCTCGACAAATTCACCAGCGGCCACACTGATCTTGGCAAAGCTGTCAGCATTGGCCTGATGGCTCGCATCCTGCGACCAATGTCTGATGGCGACTACCCTGGCTTTCAACCGGACGTGGTCATCAAAGACGTTGTGGACCTTCATCCCTACGGTCTGGAAGGGAATATCATTCCGCTGCCGGGTCATACGCCCGGTTCCGTTGTGGTGCGCACAGGCGACGCGCTTTTTGCCGGCGACCTGATTCGCGGCGGCATCTTTGCCAACGAGACCCCAACCGAGCACTTCTATCATGAGAATCGCCAGCAAGCCCGCGAACAGCTGGGCAAGATCATGAATGACCAGATCAACATGATCTATCCCGGTCACTTTGGACCGTTGCAGGCCCAGGCGATTCGCGAATATCTGGCTGAGCAGTAA